In Verrucomicrobiota bacterium, the genomic stretch CGATCACGCCGTTGGCGTCGCCAATCTGGTCGGCGCCCATGACGTTGCGGTGTTCGGCGAAGCGCGAGACTTCGATGTGCTTCGCCCCTTCCAACAGACTTAATCCGATGTCGGGATAGCGAAGCGAGCCGTCGGGATAGTGGAAGTCGCCGGCGAGTTTGACGCGGAATTTGGCTGGAGTGGACATGGGGCAGGGTCAGTGGTCAGTGGGGAAAGTCTTTCCATGGCGGCTTGCGAAGGTAGGGCGGGCTTCCAGCCTGCCGCTTTCCGAACGTTTCTCCCCACGAATCGGAGGCAGGCAGGATGCCTGCCCTACTCTGGAGATGCGTGCTCACGATTGCGATTTTCCTTTGCGGCGCGTGCGCGGCGCTTCAGTGCCTTGAACAGAATTCTTCGCCGGCAACAACGGCTGTTCGGGCGCAAGACTGGTGGACAAGGGCCGGTCGCGCCCGACGGCCGCGAGCGCAGAACGCAGCGAACGCAGCATCAGCCCGCTGTCGAGGCCGAGCCCGAGCACCTGAAAACCCTGGTCCAGCCGCTCGAAGATATTTTGTTCGTTGGTCGTCATCACCCCGCAATGTTTGCCCGCGCGCCGCAGAAAGTCTTTGATCGCCAGAATCTGCTTGGCCACGCCCGGCCCTTCCCACTGGCCTCGGTAGCCCGCCGTGGAAGAGTAATCGGCGGGGCCGAAGAAAAAAATCTCGACTTCGGGGACCTGGCAAAGCTCATGCACGTTGCGGCCGGCGGTCACAGTTTCGATGATGGGCACGACGAGGACATGCTCGTTCGCTTCCTGGGCGTGCTGAAGAATACTTTGTCCCCAGACCGTCGCGCGATCGGCGCCGATGCCGCGCACACCTTGGGGCGGATACTGCGCGAAGGCGACCGCCCGGCGCAGTTGTTCCGCCGTTTCGATCCACGGGATAACCACGCCGTCCGCGCCGATGTCCAGCGTCCGTTTGATCAAACCGATGTTCGACTCAGCCACCCGCACCAGGACCACGGTGTCGCTCCGGACGGCGGCGCGGAGGTGTTCGGTAATGTCCTTCCAATCCAGGTGGCCGTGCTCGGCGTCGATGACGACCCAATCCAACCCGAGGGCCACGGCCATTTCAGTGATGCTCGCGGATTCCAGAGTGACCCACAGGCCGAAGACGGGATTCCCGGTCCGCAGTTTTTCACGGAGCTTTGTGATGGCGTTCGTTTTCATCCAGACTAAGTGTTTCGGAAACGGCGGAGTGGCACTGGTCGCCGGTAGGGCGAGTCCGTCCCGGCGAGCCGCTCCACGCGCTTGGAACACGTCCGACTCGGCTCGCTGGGGACAGGCTCGCCCTACCGTCAGGTTGCGAGGAAGGGGAACGGGTGTGTGGGGCCACGTCGTGGCTCATACGAGAATGTCCTTCACGACTTGCGGTTCTTCCGTCGGCCCGATCAAGCGCTGGTCCAGGCCCTGGAATGGGAACGAGAGCTTGTGTGGGTCCAAACCCAGCAAGTGAAGGATCGTCGCCTGCAAATCGTGCACGTGGACTTTGTTTTCCACGACGGTGTAGCCCAGTTCGTCCGTCGCGCCGTAGCGCAGTCCCGGTTTGACCCCGCCGCCCGCCAGCCACATCGTGAAACATCCCGGATGATGATCGCGGCCCAGAAACGCCGACCCGTCGCGCTCTTCGTTCATCGAAGTGCGCCCGAACTCGCCGCCCCACACCACAAGCGTGTCCTCCAGCAGGCCTCGTTGCTTGAGGTCGTTGATCAGCGCTGCGACGGGTTGATCGATGTCTTTGCACTTCTTCGGAAACGCGGTCATGAGATCGTCCCCCGTGCCGGTGCCGTGGATGTCCCAGCCCCAATCAAACAATTGCACGAACCGCACGCCTTGTTCCACCAGGCGCCGCGCCAGCAGGCAATTATTGGCGAAGGAAGCTTTGCCCGGCGCCGCGCCGTACATTTCCCGCACCGCCGCCGGTTCCTTGCTGATGTCCATTACCTCCGGCACCGAGACCTGCATCAAAAACGCGAGCTCGAACTGGCTGATGCGCGTGAGCGTTTCCGGGTCGCCGACGGTTTTCAGCTCGAATTCGTTCAATTGTTTGAGCGCGTCCAGACTGCGACGGCGCACATCGCGGCTCATGCTATTGGGATTGGACGTGTAAAGGATCGGATCGCCTACCGAGCGGCATTGGACGCCTTGATAAACTGACGGCAGGAATCCGCTGCTCCAAAGCGCCTTGCCGCCGGTCGGGTCGGTGCCGCCGGAGACCAGCACGATGAAGCCGGGTAGATTCTGATTTTCAGAGCCGAGGCCGTACGTCACCCATGAACCCATCGACGCGCTCCCGAATCGCGAGGCGCCCGTGAACAGGAGGAGTTCGGCTGGGGCGTGGTTGAATTCCTCGGTGGACATCGAGTGAATCATCGTCACATCGTCGGCGATGCCGCGGAAATGCGGCAACAACTCCGTGACCCACGTCCCGTTCTGGCCGACCTGCGTGAATTTGTGCGGCGAACCGAGCAATCGGGGATGGCCCTTGATGAACGCGAGCCGTTTGCCTTCGAAGAATTCTTTCGGGCAAGGCGTGCCGTGCAATTCTTTGAGCTTCGGTTTGTAATCGAAGAGGTCCATCTGCGGCGGCGCGCCGGACATGTGGAGGTAAATCACCCGTTTGGCCTTGGCGGACAGCATCGGTTTCTTGGGGGCGAGTGGAGTAGCGGAGCGAAGGGTCTCTGATGCTTGAGCCACGCGGCCCAGCAAGGAGTTCAACGCCATCGCGCCCACGCCGGCGCCGCACTGCAAGAGAAAATGCCTGCGCGTGAGCGCGCGAGTTTGGGCAGCATGAAGGTTCATAGGCTCGCAGATTCTCAACCACGGATCACACGGATAAACACGGATATGAAGCGGGTCGAAGGCCGAACTCATCCGTGTCCATCCGTGTCATCCGTGGTCAAATCTCTCTTCCATCTGATTCATCCTTTCATCAACAGCGCGTCCAGGTTCAGCAAAACGTTCGAGACGACAACCCACGCGGCCAGCTCGGCCGGGGCAACGTCGCTCGGTATCCCGCCGGGCGTTCCTTTGAACAAGTTCCTGGCGGCCTCTGGATCGGTTCGATAATGCGCCAACTCGCTCTGGTAGAGCGTTTCCAAAGCCCGGACTTGAACCTCGGCAGGGGGCCGAAGCAACGCCAGCCGCAACCCAAAACGGACGCGGTCCGCGGCAGTGGAGCCGCCTTCCCGGCAAATGCGCAACGCTAATCCCTGCGCCATCTCGAAGAACGCCGCGTCGTTCAAAGTCACGAACGCCTGCAGCGGCGTGTTGGTCGGCTGGCGGCGAAAACTGATCGAAGGGCAAGTTCCGGTTGAAAGCTTCGATGACCCAGTCGCGGTAACGCCACATGGGCCGCAACGGATCGGAGCCGTAACCCACCGAATCCGCGAAGCGCGCCAGGTCCAGCCACAAGCGCGCCCAGTGCTCGCCAAACGCCGGCGACGCGAGCAAACGATCCACGAGTTTGTCGTAAGCGTCTGGGGTCCGGTCGCGAACGAACTCGTCGGCGTCCGCAATCGAAGTCGGCAGTCCGATGAGATCCAGACTGAGGCGGCGGATGCGTTCGATCAGTTTGCTCTCGCGGCTGAGGCCCGGAACGATGGCCGCTCCATCCTGCCGCGCCGCGATGGCGTTTTCGCGCGTGTCGAGCCGGAGCTTCGCCTTGCGGGCCTTTTCATCGAGCCCGTGGCACTGAAAGCAGTTCTCGGAAAGGATCGGTCGAATGTCGCGGTTGAAATCGACGGGGCTTGCGGCGTGCAAGGACGCAGGCAGCGTGGTTGTGCCCAGGAGCACCCCCCAAAAAAGCGCGTAGTTCAACTTGAAACCAGACAGACTCATTCTTCAGTTCCACGCAGCGCGGGGCAATTGGACTGGCTCATGGCCCCGAACGATGCTTGCGATTTCATGGTGATCAGAGCAAAACGCCCCGTCCAGGCCAATTTCTTTCACGCAAGGCCAGGAACAGGAGGAACCGTGGCAATGGAGAGTAAAGAAAACGCCTCGCCTTTGCGGCCTTGGCAGCCTTTGCGTGAGGTTTCGGCTGCATTGTTCAACCGCGAATGGAGACAAATCATATTCGGGATGCACCGAGGAAATTCACCCAGCTCCGTTCCGCGCCGGAGAATTCCCTGTCGCTGCTCTGCCAGGCTTTGACCCCCCGAAAGTTTTCCTGGGTGAGCAGCTCGCCGAATTCAGCCAGCGTGAAGTAGCTGAAGAAGCGTCCCTCTTCCGCGATGCCTTCTCCCGTCCCGTCTTTGAGCGACACATAGAGCACGCCCGGTGAGCGCAGCGCCCGATGAAAGCGGCGCAGCACGCCAGGGATTTCCGCGCGCGGCACATGGAGCAGCGACGCGCAGGCCCAGATCCCATCGAACTCGGAAGCGAATTCCATTTCCTGAAATGTCAAAACTCTCGCATCCACGCCGCGGGCACACGCCTCACGGACCATTTCCGGCGAAGCGTCGATGGCGGTGACGCGGAATCCCTGTTGCGCCAACGCCACGCTGTCTCGTCCTGAACCACAACCCGCGTCCAGAACGCGCGCGCCGGGAGTTAACAGGGCCGCGAACGGCCGGTACGTTTCATCGCGGCGGGGCTCGGCGGTTTTGCGACAATACTCCTGGGCGTGGGCCGCGTAAAAAGCGCGGTTGATTGCCAAGGCGTCTGGAACAGTCGTTGACATCAGTTCACGTCGGCTTCCCTCTCGCCGTGGGGCCGTGGGGCCGCACCCGCGCCGAGAGTTCGGTTTCGTTCTCGCAGATCCACACGATGGCTTGACCGGGATCATACTGAGGAAAACGTGGGAAGACGACATCTCCTTGTTCGTAGTCCCGGCTTTAGCCGGTCCGGGCCGCCTAAAGGCGGCTAAAGGCGGGACTACATGCCTTTTTCGTGTCGTCCATCGCACCGTCTCGTCAATAGCGTCCCGATCTTGACCCAGGTCAAGGCCGGTCGAATTAGCGGGAACGATTCTAAACCTGCGTCGAAGTGATAACGAGAAAAGATCAACCAATGAAACGACAAACTTGTTTTCTGACCATGCTCGCCGTGACCCTGGCGTCGTCTTGGGCCGCCAAGCCTTCGACTCTCTCCGGCGATTACGTCGAAGTCCGGACCTGCAACGTGTATGCCGGCACTTGTTTTGTGAACGGTGAAATGGGGCTGGCCGGCAAGGAAGGCATTCTGGCGTGGTCCATCCGCCACGGGGATTGGAAAGGCGTGGCGCTCGGCGGGTTGAACGTGGTCGCCGTCGTCGCCACCGAGGACACCTTGGGTGACCAGAAACTGCACCCTCGGGACGGGAAAGCCGTCGTGTTCCTTGACGCTCGGGCCAACGCCGAACAAAAGGAGGCGTTGCTCGATTTCGTCCGGACCCAGGGCGGCCGGCTGGTTTCGGAGCTTGTCGAGATCAAGACCGGCGCCGTGAAAATCGAACGCGACAATCCTTCGGACCCCGTTTCCGTGACCGTGGCCGCGGCGGGCCTTGTGGAGATTTCGACGCTGGGGTTGTCGGGCCAGAAGCCGCCATGCGGCAGCCCCGAAGTGTATTACCCGCCTCTGACCGACGTGAAGGACGCGCGGGTGGGTTTCACGAGTTACGCGAGCTACCAGGGTTCAAGCCTGAATCGAAAGTGGGAGATCACGTCCGTCTTCGCGGCGTTTGTCGGCACGTTCGCGCTGTAGCGAGCCGCATTCACGCTGTGCCTGCCCCTTCACTCTGGCCACTTTTGTCGAATTTGGGAATGACGCCGAGAATGCCCCTTGGCTCTCCTCCCTCTCTTCCCTGCTGATCTCGCTATGCCTTCCTTGAACACCGAACTGTGGCCGGAGCCGAAGACGGGCTTGACGCTCAAGGCGCATCTCCTGGATTCGACTCAGACGCTCTGGCGCGGTTACCGGAAGAAACTCCGACGTTGCCAGGAACAATTCTCCGACACCTCAGTCCATGACCTGCGCGTCCAGACGCGGCGGTTGCTGGCGCTGGTGAGTTTGATGCGGGCCATGATTGCGCATGAATCCCTCGCGAAGACGGAGCGGCAATTGAAAAAGCGCCTGGACACGTTCGGCGAATTGCGGGACACGCAAGTTCAACTGCGGTTCACGGAACGTTTCCTTCACGAATTCCCCCGGCTTCAGTCATTCCAGGAATGGTTGAGCCGGCGAGAACAGCGTTTGATCAAACGTTTGGCCCGGCAGATCGACCAGTTCAAGACCGAGAAACTGTCGAGCTTGATGGCTGCGGTGCGCCGGCCAATCCGGTGCGGTCGGGTGAGTTGGTCGCGCCGCCGACTACAAGTCGGCGATACGGCAGATTGAAAATCTGTATAGCTTCACCGCCAACTTGTGGATGCACCGGGTTGCCGCCCGGACTGGGGTTTCCGCCTTGACGGTTCGGAACGCCGGCTCCACGCTTCGCCGCATCAAGAGAAAGGCCTGCCTCACGACGCGATGCGGACGATGAAGACACTTGCGGTCGTTCCTACTCCTGAGGAACTCGATTCTTTTTTGCAGGCTTGCCGCGCGCAAGCATATCCAGCCCAGGCTGCAACCATGGGAGAACTTCCCATGAACCGGACGGTAGGGCGAGCCTGTCCCCAGCGAGCCGACTCGGACGTGTTTCAGTCACGTCGAGCGGCTCGCCGGGACGGACTCGCCCTACCTGGTTCACGGGGGGCGAGAGTCCCATGAACCAACCCACCCCGTCGCCCCTCTCAGGAGGGGAACTGGGTTCTGCGACGCCAGACGAAGCTCCCCTCCCGGGAGGGGAAGGGGTGGGTTCGTGGGTTTTGAGCAGGTCCATAACCTGCTTCCCTGAGTTGGGACTTGCGGTGGCGGCTGGAGGGCTGGGGAAGACTCAGTTCGCAGTTCAG encodes the following:
- a CDS encoding DUF1501 domain-containing protein; the protein is MNLHAAQTRALTRRHFLLQCGAGVGAMALNSLLGRVAQASETLRSATPLAPKKPMLSAKAKRVIYLHMSGAPPQMDLFDYKPKLKELHGTPCPKEFFEGKRLAFIKGHPRLLGSPHKFTQVGQNGTWVTELLPHFRGIADDVTMIHSMSTEEFNHAPAELLLFTGASRFGSASMGSWVTYGLGSENQNLPGFIVLVSGGTDPTGGKALWSSGFLPSVYQGVQCRSVGDPILYTSNPNSMSRDVRRRSLDALKQLNEFELKTVGDPETLTRISQFELAFLMQVSVPEVMDISKEPAAVREMYGAAPGKASFANNCLLARRLVEQGVRFVQLFDWGWDIHGTGTGDDLMTAFPKKCKDIDQPVAALINDLKQRGLLEDTLVVWGGEFGRTSMNEERDGSAFLGRDHHPGCFTMWLAGGGVKPGLRYGATDELGYTVVENKVHVHDLQATILHLLGLDPHKLSFPFQGLDQRLIGPTEEPQVVKDILV
- a CDS encoding DUF1549 domain-containing protein — its product is MSLSGFKLNYALFWGVLLGTTTLPASLHAASPVDFNRDIRPILSENCFQCHGLDEKARKAKLRLDTRENAIAARQDGAAIVPGLSRESKLIERIRRLSLDLIGLPTSIADADEFVRDRTPDAYDKLVDRLLASPAFGEHWARLWLDLARFADSVGYGSDPLRPMWRYRDWVIEAFNRNLPFDQFSPPADQHAAAGVRDFERRGVLRDGAGISVAHLPGRRLHCRGPRPFWVAAGVASAPCRGSSPGFGNALPERVGALSNRSRGRQELVQRNARRDTERRCPGRAGRVGCRLERFAEPGRAVDERMNQMEERFDHG
- a CDS encoding class I SAM-dependent methyltransferase — encoded protein: MSTTVPDALAINRAFYAAHAQEYCRKTAEPRRDETYRPFAALLTPGARVLDAGCGSGRDSVALAQQGFRVTAIDASPEMVREACARGVDARVLTFQEMEFASEFDGIWACASLLHVPRAEIPGVLRRFHRALRSPGVLYVSLKDGTGEGIAEEGRFFSYFTLAEFGELLTQENFRGVKAWQSSDREFSGAERSWVNFLGASRI
- a CDS encoding DUF1326 domain-containing protein; its protein translation is MKRQTCFLTMLAVTLASSWAAKPSTLSGDYVEVRTCNVYAGTCFVNGEMGLAGKEGILAWSIRHGDWKGVALGGLNVVAVVATEDTLGDQKLHPRDGKAVVFLDARANAEQKEALLDFVRTQGGRLVSELVEIKTGAVKIERDNPSDPVSVTVAAAGLVEISTLGLSGQKPPCGSPEVYYPPLTDVKDARVGFTSYASYQGSSLNRKWEITSVFAAFVGTFAL
- a CDS encoding CHAD domain-containing protein, which encodes MPSLNTELWPEPKTGLTLKAHLLDSTQTLWRGYRKKLRRCQEQFSDTSVHDLRVQTRRLLALVSLMRAMIAHESLAKTERQLKKRLDTFGELRDTQVQLRFTERFLHEFPRLQSFQEWLSRREQRLIKRLARQIDQFKTEKLSSLMAAVRRPIRCGRVSWSRRRLQVGDTAD